Within Actinomycetes bacterium, the genomic segment CGCACCACCTGCTCTGCCCGTGCCACCAGTCGACCTACGACGTGACGCGGGACTGCGCAGTGATCTTCGGCCCGGCAGCCCGACCCCTGCCCCAGCTGCCGTTGGACGTGGACGAAGAGGGCTACCTGGTCGCGCGTGAGGACTTCCAGGAGCCCGTCGGACCGAGCTACTGGGAGCGAGGGTAGGCATGGCGCTCGAGCAGATCGCCGGCAAGACCGCCAACGAGATCGACGAGCGATTCGGCTCGGCGAACTTCGTCAAGCGCAGCGCGCGCAAGGTCTTCCCGGACCACTGGTCCTTCCTGCTGGGCGAGATCGCCCTGTACAGCTTCATCATCCTGCTGCTGACCGGCACCTTCCTCACGCTCTGGTTCAAGCCGAGCCAGATGGAGGTCATCTACGACGGGTCGTACGTCCCGCTGCGCGGCCTCCCGATGTCCGAGGCCTACGCGTCGACGCTGCACATCTCGTTCGACGTCCGAGGCGGCCTAATCATCCGCCAGATCCACCACTGGGCGGCGCTGATCTTCGTCGCTGCCATGGTCGTGCACATGTGCCGGGTGTTCTTCACCGGTGCCTTCCGCAAGCCCCGTGAGACCAACTGGCTGATCGGGTCCATCCTGATCATGCTCAGCTTCATCGAGGGCCTGGCCGGCTACTCGCTGCCCGACGACCTGCTCTCGGGCACCGGGCTGCGGATCACCGAAGGGGTGCTTCTCTCCCTGCCGGTCGTGGGGACGTACCTCTCGTTCTTCCTCTTCGGCGGCGAGTTCCCCGGCGAGGACATCATCCCGCGGCTCTACATCGCCCACGTGCTGCTGATCCCCGGCATCTTCCTGGCGCTGATCACCGTCCACGTGATGCTGGTCTGGTACCAGAAGCACACGCAGTACCCGTTCCCGGGGCGCACCGAGAAGAATGCGGTGGGCTATCCGTTCTTCCCGGTCTACACGGCCAAGGCCGGTGGCTTCTTCTTCATCACCTTCGGTGTGACGACGCTGCTGTCAGCCTTCGCGTCGATCAACCCGGTCTGGCTCTTCGGGCCCTACAACCCGGGCGAGATCTCGGCCGGCTCCCAACCGGACTGGTACATGGGCTTCCTCGAGGGGTCGCTGCGGCTGTTCCCCAACTGGGAGACCAGCCTGTGGGGCTACACGGTCTCCTGGAACGTCCTCGGCCCGGCGCTGATCATCCCGGGCCTGCTCTTCACACCGATGATCCTCTACCCGTTCATCGAACGCTGGGTGACCGGCGACAACGCCGAGCACCACGTGCTCGACCGGCCGCGCAACGTGCCGACCCGCACCGGGCTCGGCGTGATGGCCCTGGTGACCTGGCTGATGCT encodes:
- a CDS encoding ubiquinol-cytochrome c reductase cytochrome b subunit; the protein is MALEQIAGKTANEIDERFGSANFVKRSARKVFPDHWSFLLGEIALYSFIILLLTGTFLTLWFKPSQMEVIYDGSYVPLRGLPMSEAYASTLHISFDVRGGLIIRQIHHWAALIFVAAMVVHMCRVFFTGAFRKPRETNWLIGSILIMLSFIEGLAGYSLPDDLLSGTGLRITEGVLLSLPVVGTYLSFFLFGGEFPGEDIIPRLYIAHVLLIPGIFLALITVHVMLVWYQKHTQYPFPGRTEKNAVGYPFFPVYTAKAGGFFFITFGVTTLLSAFASINPVWLFGPYNPGEISAGSQPDWYMGFLEGSLRLFPNWETSLWGYTVSWNVLGPALIIPGLLFTPMILYPFIERWVTGDNAEHHVLDRPRNVPTRTGLGVMALVTWLMLLAAGANDLIAVAFHMSINTITWGFRVLIFIVPPLAYVVTKRICLGLQRRDRDLVLHGRETGRIVRLPNGEMIEVHEPIPDARKWELTQHLVRQPAEIGPLTDANGVPRRRILAAKVRAKVSKFYFEDRVEPPTPADVHELESRGQH